A single Paraburkholderia sp. FT54 DNA region contains:
- the maiA gene encoding maleylacetoacetate isomerase has product MKLYSYFRSSASYRVRIALNLKNLPYDYVPVHLVRDGGEQLKPEYRKVNADGIVPTFVDGNEVMPQSLAIIEYLEEMHPEPPLLPKAPVDRAYVRALALQVACEIHPLNNLRVLKYLKHTLGVDDYAKDAWYRHWVEAGFATFETHLAADSRTGKLCFGDTPTIADTCLIPQVFNAQRFKVDTAKFPTIQRIYDHAMQLDAFARAAPGAQPDAE; this is encoded by the coding sequence ATGAAGCTCTACAGCTATTTCCGTAGTTCGGCGTCCTATCGCGTGCGTATCGCGCTGAATTTGAAGAATCTGCCGTACGACTACGTGCCGGTGCACCTCGTGCGCGACGGCGGCGAGCAGTTGAAGCCCGAGTACCGCAAGGTGAATGCAGACGGGATCGTGCCGACCTTCGTCGACGGCAATGAGGTGATGCCGCAGTCGCTCGCGATCATCGAGTATCTGGAAGAAATGCATCCCGAGCCGCCGCTTTTGCCCAAGGCGCCGGTCGATCGCGCGTACGTGCGGGCGCTGGCGCTGCAGGTGGCGTGCGAGATTCATCCGCTGAACAATCTGCGTGTGCTGAAGTATCTGAAGCACACGTTGGGCGTCGACGACTATGCCAAGGACGCTTGGTACCGGCACTGGGTGGAAGCCGGTTTCGCGACGTTCGAAACGCATCTGGCGGCCGATTCGCGCACTGGCAAGCTGTGTTTCGGCGATACGCCGACCATTGCCGACACCTGTCTGATTCCACAGGTGTTCAACGCGCAGCGCTTCAAGGTCGACACAGCGAAGTTTCCGACCATTCAGCGCATCTACGATCACGCGATGCAACTCGACGCGTTTGCGCGCGCGGCGCCGGGCGCGCAGCCGGACGCAGAGTAA
- a CDS encoding fumarylacetoacetate hydrolase family protein, with translation MSYVFAPAPVVAVPVVGSNEQFAVRRIYCVGRNYEAHAREMGHDPDREPPFFFTKPADAVLYVAPGATGEFPYPSQSKNVHFEMEMVAAIGKGGKNIPAESALGHVYGYALGLDMTRRDLQAEAKKLGRPWDTAKGFDHSAPLGPIHPAATVGHVDKGTIWLSVNGEEKQSSDVSQLIWSVAETIAYLSTLFELQPGDLIFTGTPEGVGAVVQGDLMKGGVDGLGEFSVRVV, from the coding sequence ATGAGTTACGTATTTGCACCCGCACCGGTGGTCGCGGTGCCGGTCGTGGGGTCCAACGAGCAGTTCGCGGTGCGTCGCATCTACTGTGTGGGCCGCAACTACGAGGCGCACGCGCGCGAGATGGGGCACGATCCCGACCGCGAGCCGCCGTTCTTCTTTACCAAGCCGGCCGATGCCGTGCTGTACGTCGCGCCCGGCGCCACCGGCGAGTTTCCGTATCCGTCGCAGTCGAAAAACGTCCATTTCGAAATGGAAATGGTGGCGGCGATCGGCAAGGGCGGCAAGAACATTCCAGCCGAAAGCGCGCTTGGCCACGTCTACGGGTATGCGCTCGGTCTCGACATGACGCGCCGCGATCTGCAGGCCGAAGCGAAGAAGCTGGGCCGTCCCTGGGATACCGCGAAGGGCTTCGATCACTCGGCGCCGCTCGGTCCTATTCATCCGGCGGCGACGGTCGGCCATGTCGACAAAGGCACGATCTGGTTGTCGGTGAACGGCGAGGAGAAGCAAAGCTCGGACGTGTCGCAGTTGATCTGGTCGGTGGCCGAGACGATCGCTTATCTGTCGACGCTGTTCGAACTGCAACCTGGCGATCTGATCTTCACCGGCACGCCGGAAGGCGTCGGCGCGGTGGTGCAGGGCGATCTGATGAAGGGTGGCGTGGACGGGCTCGGCGAGTTCAGCGTGCGCGTCGTCTGA
- the ybiB gene encoding DNA-binding protein YbiB, translating to MTDSADTANPFPCARFIKEIGRGPNGARALTADDTRALYTAMLDGRVAELELGAVLLAYRVKGETADELAAMLAGAHASFEPVHLPHGAFRPVSIPSYNGARKQPNLVPLLALLLAREGVPVLVHGVTEDPGRVTSAEIFTHLQIPHARSHADIEDGLAERRLAFAPIDVLAPKLARLLALRRRMGVRNSTHTLVKILQPFAPPGLRLVNYTHPPYRDSLTQLFNTHPDAAVGGALLARGTEGEAVADTRRQVQVDWLHDGVCETRVPHERSSPDAPEVDLPEAKDAPTTAAWISAVLRGEAPVPSAIERQVELIADVARMPA from the coding sequence ATGACCGACTCCGCCGACACCGCCAATCCCTTCCCCTGCGCCCGCTTCATCAAGGAAATCGGCCGCGGCCCGAATGGCGCCCGCGCGCTGACCGCCGACGATACGCGCGCGCTCTATACCGCGATGCTCGACGGCCGCGTGGCCGAACTCGAACTCGGCGCGGTGCTGCTCGCGTACCGCGTGAAGGGCGAAACCGCCGACGAACTCGCCGCGATGCTGGCGGGAGCCCATGCGTCGTTCGAGCCGGTTCATCTGCCGCACGGCGCGTTCCGGCCCGTGTCGATACCCAGCTACAACGGCGCGCGCAAGCAGCCGAATCTGGTGCCGCTGCTCGCCCTGCTGCTGGCGCGCGAGGGCGTGCCGGTATTGGTGCACGGCGTCACCGAAGATCCGGGCCGCGTGACGAGCGCGGAGATCTTCACGCATCTGCAGATTCCGCACGCGCGATCGCACGCCGATATCGAAGACGGTCTCGCCGAGCGCCGTCTTGCGTTTGCGCCGATCGACGTGCTCGCGCCGAAGCTCGCGCGCCTGCTCGCGCTGCGCCGGCGCATGGGCGTGCGCAATTCGACGCACACACTGGTGAAAATTCTGCAGCCGTTCGCGCCCCCAGGTTTGCGCCTCGTGAACTACACGCACCCGCCGTATCGCGACAGCCTCACGCAACTGTTCAACACACATCCGGACGCGGCCGTCGGCGGCGCGTTGCTTGCGCGCGGCACCGAGGGCGAAGCGGTGGCCGATACACGGCGTCAGGTGCAGGTCGACTGGCTGCACGACGGCGTCTGCGAAACGCGCGTGCCGCATGAACGCTCGTCGCCCGATGCGCCGGAAGTGGACTTGCCAGAGGCTAAAGACGCACCGACGACAGCCGCCTGGATCAGCGCCGTATTGCGCGGCGAAGCGCCTGTGCCGAGCGCGATCGAACGGCAGGTCGAGCTGATCGCGGACGTCGCAAGAATGCCGGCGTAA
- a CDS encoding nuclear transport factor 2 family protein, translating into MAAKIIEAVRELERERFRAMVDGDGQSLDTLLADNVSYVHTNGKRETKRQFIDGITAGRRRYRQIEIQSQEVLPVGRETCVVTGRALIEMEANNGALLFPIAYTAIHTQEDGRWRLIAWQATRCAIE; encoded by the coding sequence ATGGCGGCAAAGATAATCGAAGCGGTTCGTGAGCTTGAGCGAGAGCGTTTTCGTGCGATGGTCGACGGCGACGGGCAATCGCTCGACACGCTGCTCGCGGACAACGTGAGCTACGTTCACACGAACGGCAAGCGGGAAACGAAACGGCAGTTCATCGACGGGATTACCGCGGGGCGCCGCCGCTATCGGCAGATCGAGATCCAGTCGCAAGAGGTGCTGCCGGTCGGGCGTGAGACCTGCGTGGTGACCGGCCGGGCGCTGATCGAGATGGAAGCCAATAACGGGGCGCTGCTGTTTCCGATCGCCTACACGGCGATCCATACGCAGGAAGACGGACGGTGGCGCCTGATTGCCTGGCAGGCCACGCGTTGCGCAATCGAGTGA
- a CDS encoding acyloxyacyl hydrolase produces the protein MDNKKNALRGLALKITAGAVLVGTSGWASADQFGVQVAGALGDHHVKKLDLGFVWDPDLTWWQIGDWHFALIGEAHVAWWHTNEGNVHDNIGEVGLTPIIRFIKGSGSIRPYAEVGAGIRLLSSPRISSTFTLGTAFQFADMAGTGMQFGSHQQYQAGYRFQHVSNGGINEPNPGINFHQLYLQYNF, from the coding sequence ATGGACAACAAAAAGAATGCTTTGCGTGGTCTGGCTCTAAAAATCACGGCCGGAGCCGTGCTGGTGGGGACATCTGGATGGGCTTCGGCGGACCAGTTCGGCGTGCAGGTGGCCGGTGCCTTGGGTGATCACCACGTCAAGAAACTGGATCTCGGATTCGTGTGGGATCCGGATCTGACCTGGTGGCAGATCGGTGACTGGCATTTCGCGCTGATCGGCGAGGCGCATGTGGCCTGGTGGCACACCAACGAAGGTAATGTGCACGACAACATTGGAGAGGTCGGCTTGACGCCGATCATCCGCTTCATCAAGGGATCGGGCTCGATCCGCCCCTATGCCGAAGTGGGCGCGGGCATCCGGCTGCTGTCCAGTCCACGGATTTCTTCGACCTTCACCCTGGGCACTGCGTTCCAGTTCGCCGACATGGCCGGCACGGGCATGCAGTTCGGCAGCCACCAGCAGTACCAGGCGGGCTATCGCTTCCAGCATGTTTCCAACGGCGGTATCAATGAGCCGAATCCTGGTATAAATTTCCACCAGCTATATCTGCAATATAACTTCTGA
- the rpoH gene encoding RNA polymerase sigma factor RpoH: protein MSHAMTLPSTLSPSSAKAASAGALALSHSSLLPGQLGNIDAYIQAVNRIPMLTPAEERQFATEFREQDNLESARRLVLSHLRLVVSIARNYLGYGLPHADLIQEGNIGLMKAVKRFDPEQNVRLVSYAMHWIKAEIHEYILRNWRMVKVATTKAQRKLFFNLRSHKQGLGAFTPDEIEGLAKELNVKREEVSEMETRLSGGDIALEGQVEDGEESYAPIAYLADSHSEPTAVLASRQRDKLQSDGIASALDALDARSRRIIEARWLKVEDDGSGGSTLHELADEFGVSAERIRQIEVSAMKKMRGALTEYA from the coding sequence GTGAGCCATGCAATGACCCTTCCGAGTACTTTGAGCCCGTCGTCGGCTAAGGCCGCTTCGGCAGGTGCACTGGCGCTCTCGCATTCCTCGCTGCTGCCCGGTCAACTGGGCAATATCGACGCCTACATCCAGGCCGTAAATCGGATTCCGATGCTGACGCCGGCGGAAGAACGCCAGTTCGCCACCGAATTTCGCGAGCAGGACAACCTTGAGTCCGCGCGCCGTCTCGTCCTGTCGCACTTGCGGCTGGTCGTATCGATCGCGCGCAACTATCTGGGCTATGGACTGCCGCACGCCGACCTGATCCAGGAAGGCAATATCGGCCTGATGAAGGCCGTGAAGCGCTTCGATCCGGAGCAGAACGTGCGCCTCGTGTCGTACGCCATGCATTGGATCAAGGCTGAGATCCACGAATACATTCTGCGCAACTGGCGGATGGTGAAAGTCGCCACGACCAAGGCGCAGCGCAAGCTGTTCTTCAACCTGCGCAGCCACAAGCAAGGGCTGGGCGCGTTCACGCCGGACGAGATCGAAGGTCTCGCCAAAGAGCTGAATGTGAAGCGCGAAGAAGTTTCCGAAATGGAAACGCGCCTCTCGGGCGGCGACATCGCGCTGGAAGGCCAGGTCGAAGACGGCGAAGAGTCGTACGCACCGATCGCCTATCTGGCCGACTCGCATAGCGAACCGACCGCCGTGCTGGCTTCGCGTCAACGCGACAAGCTGCAAAGCGACGGTATCGCGAGCGCGCTGGACGCACTGGACGCCCGCAGCCGCCGCATCATCGAGGCGCGCTGGCTGAAGGTGGAAGACGACGGTTCGGGCGGCTCGACGCTGCACGAACTCGCCGACGAATTCGGCGTGTCCGCGGAACGTATTCGCCAGATCGAGGTGAGCGCAATGAAAAAGATGCGCGGTGCACTCACCGAATACGCGTAA
- the cydP gene encoding cytochrome oxidase putative small subunit CydP, whose protein sequence is MTIALNRNTTRRPNLRKRFHGWVRGPTLARDITIVLAIKFVLLMALKYTFFNHPQAEHMSLPPEQVAQALLSVPASHPSQGDQHAR, encoded by the coding sequence ATGACCATAGCCCTCAATCGCAACACCACCCGTCGCCCGAACCTGCGCAAACGGTTCCATGGCTGGGTGCGCGGTCCGACGCTGGCGCGCGATATCACCATCGTCCTCGCCATCAAATTCGTACTGCTGATGGCGCTCAAGTACACGTTTTTCAATCATCCACAGGCGGAGCACATGTCGCTCCCGCCTGAGCAAGTCGCGCAGGCGCTGCTGTCCGTGCCTGCCTCGCATCCGTCCCAAGGTGATCAACATGCCCGTTAG
- a CDS encoding cytochrome ubiquinol oxidase subunit I — MPVSEVVELSRLQFAITALYHFLFVPLTLGLSWLLVIMESVYVMTGKQIYKDMTQFWGKLFGINFAMGVTTGLTLEFQFGTNWSYYSHYVGDIFGVPLAVEGLMAFFLESTFVGLFFFGWNRLSKVQHVFVTFLVALGSNLSALWILVANGWMNNPVGATFNYQTMRMELDSIFSVLFNPVAQVKFVHTVSAGYVTASMFVLGVSSWYLLKRRDTEFALRSFAIAAGFGLASTLCVIVLGDESGYRTGEVQQVKLAAIESEWETAPAPAPFTIIGIPNQKEERTDYAIKIPYALGLIATRSLDEPVVGLKDLMARNEVRIKNGMLAYAALQKLKQGDITDEAKAAFDAHKQDLGYGLMLKQFTANVTDATPDQIAQAAKKTIPPVAPVFFSFRLMVGLGILFLATFVLAFWFCAQRSLLLEKRRWFLRWAVWAIPLPWLAAEFGWIVAEVGRQPWTIAGILPTNLSASSLTPSDLYLSIAGFVVFYTVLFIIEIMLMFKYARLGPSSLHTGRYHHEQQPLNQPLPTNTAA, encoded by the coding sequence ATGCCCGTTAGCGAAGTCGTAGAACTGTCGCGCCTCCAGTTCGCCATCACCGCGCTTTACCACTTCCTGTTCGTCCCACTCACGCTGGGCCTGTCGTGGCTCCTCGTCATCATGGAATCGGTCTACGTGATGACCGGCAAGCAGATCTATAAGGACATGACCCAGTTCTGGGGCAAGCTGTTCGGCATCAACTTTGCGATGGGCGTCACCACCGGTCTCACGCTCGAATTCCAGTTCGGCACCAACTGGTCGTACTACTCGCACTATGTCGGCGACATTTTCGGCGTGCCGCTCGCCGTCGAAGGGTTGATGGCATTCTTCCTGGAGTCGACCTTCGTCGGCCTGTTCTTCTTCGGCTGGAACCGGCTCTCGAAGGTCCAGCACGTGTTCGTCACGTTCCTCGTCGCACTCGGCTCGAACCTGTCGGCGCTGTGGATTCTGGTGGCCAATGGCTGGATGAACAATCCGGTCGGCGCCACCTTCAACTACCAGACCATGCGCATGGAGCTCGACAGCATCTTCTCCGTGCTGTTCAATCCGGTTGCGCAAGTGAAGTTCGTGCATACCGTGTCGGCCGGCTACGTGACAGCGTCGATGTTCGTGCTCGGCGTGTCGTCGTGGTATCTGCTGAAGCGCCGCGACACTGAATTTGCGTTGCGCTCGTTCGCGATTGCCGCCGGTTTCGGTTTGGCCTCCACGTTGTGCGTGATCGTGCTCGGCGACGAATCCGGCTACCGCACCGGCGAAGTCCAACAGGTCAAGCTGGCCGCGATCGAATCCGAATGGGAAACCGCGCCCGCGCCGGCTCCTTTCACGATCATCGGGATTCCGAATCAGAAGGAAGAGCGCACCGATTACGCCATCAAGATTCCGTATGCGCTCGGCCTGATCGCCACACGTTCGCTCGATGAACCCGTGGTCGGCCTGAAGGACCTGATGGCGCGCAACGAAGTGCGCATCAAGAACGGCATGCTCGCCTACGCCGCGCTGCAGAAGCTGAAACAAGGCGACATCACCGACGAAGCCAAAGCCGCCTTCGACGCGCACAAACAGGATCTCGGCTACGGCCTGATGCTCAAGCAGTTCACCGCGAACGTCACCGACGCCACACCGGATCAGATCGCCCAGGCCGCGAAGAAAACGATCCCACCTGTAGCACCTGTGTTCTTCTCATTCCGCTTGATGGTGGGCCTCGGCATATTGTTCCTCGCCACCTTCGTGCTGGCGTTCTGGTTCTGCGCGCAGCGCTCCCTGTTGCTGGAGAAGCGCCGCTGGTTTTTGCGCTGGGCCGTGTGGGCGATTCCGCTGCCCTGGCTCGCAGCCGAGTTCGGCTGGATCGTCGCTGAAGTGGGCCGTCAGCCGTGGACGATTGCGGGCATTCTGCCGACCAACCTGTCGGCCTCGAGCCTGACGCCGAGTGACCTGTATCTGAGTATCGCGGGCTTCGTGGTGTTCTACACGGTGTTGTTCATCATCGAAATCATGCTGATGTTCAAGTATGCGCGGCTCGGACCCTCGTCACTGCACACGGGCCGCTATCACCACGAACAACAGCCGCTGAATCAGCCGCTGCCGACCAACACGGCCGCATGA